A segment of the Aureliella helgolandensis genome:
GGGGTTAGAATTCCCAGCTGCCAAGGAATATCCCCGTAACTTCCCTGGCGGTAGTCCCGATTGCTGGCGCCTTGGAAGAGCAGCTCGAGTTGGGCAGGATTAATTTCAAGAAGTTGGTTGTTGCCGCTACGAAGGAATTCACCATGGCTGTACGAATTTGCCCATGAAGTGCTTTGGTTCGAAACATTAGTTGGTGACACGAAGGGCTGTTGGCCGGCTGAACTCAACTCGGTCCACTCTCCATCCAGCTTCCTCGCTACGTAGCCTCTGAAATATCGTCGTCTGTCCGCTTGCGCCTCGACGATCGTTAAGTACTGGTCCTGCCCCTTCAAGCGATAGGTATGACTCGCTTCATAGATATCCGCTTCGAATGCGATGACTGGAGCACTCCAGTCCGAAGCGGGGAAGTGTTCAAGAGGTGTTTCAGCTCGCCAAAGTTTCCCATTGAGACTTGTGAAGAAAAGGTAGGCGCGTTGTTCATCGCAGATTACCCAGTAATCAAGTCCAGCTTTGACACCCTCGGGAACAACGTACAGGGGCTGAGGTAGCGACCAATCGCTGGGACGGGTAATATCTGCGTTGGTGGAGAAGCAGGGGCCGTACTTTAATCCTCGAGTTTCGTCCTCCGCTTGATAGATCAAATACCATGTGTGGTGCGGCTCAAAATAGAAAATTTGAGGTGCACCGTGGTACCCCGGAGTCAACTCGAGGAGGGACCAGTCCGCCTTCCTCGCTTGCGCCCAGCTCTCGAACGAGAGATGGCCAACCCGAATTCGCCCATGACCCTGTTGCTGCTTTCTAAGTGTGCAGAATAGGTGCCAGCGATTCTCGTGCCGCACAATGCTGGGGTCTTTAACGGCTAACCAGGGATGAGAGGGCGAAGCAGGCAAGCGCTCAGGATCGACCGAAAGCAGTGGCGGGGAGACGCTCCACTCAAAAGGGCGATCGGTCTGCCAGGGATTGGCCACTGCCGTTTCTGGAGAAGCTGGAATTGGAGGGACTAGAATTGGAGGGACTAGAATTGGAGGGACTTGGCCGCGCGAAGGCTGAGCTCCGCACCAGGCGAAGACCAGCGCCATGGAACAGCTTAACAGGGGGGCGAGTCGCATTGGTCACACTTCAAAAGTAAATTGTAACCGTTCAGGGTTGTCTGCAACTTAAGCTCCAACCTGAAGCAACGGTTGAAGCTGTCTGGTGGATGAGGAAGGTCGCGAACGACCGACTAAATGCTTCGCAGCGGTGAGCTTGCTTAGTATTACTCCGCGCTGTTGAGTTTGGCTCGGGGC
Coding sequences within it:
- a CDS encoding non-reducing end alpha-L-arabinofuranosidase family hydrolase; amino-acid sequence: MRLAPLLSCSMALVFAWCGAQPSRGQVPPILVPPILVPPIPASPETAVANPWQTDRPFEWSVSPPLLSVDPERLPASPSHPWLAVKDPSIVRHENRWHLFCTLRKQQQGHGRIRVGHLSFESWAQARKADWSLLELTPGYHGAPQIFYFEPHHTWYLIYQAEDETRGLKYGPCFSTNADITRPSDWSLPQPLYVVPEGVKAGLDYWVICDEQRAYLFFTSLNGKLWRAETPLEHFPASDWSAPVIAFEADIYEASHTYRLKGQDQYLTIVEAQADRRRYFRGYVARKLDGEWTELSSAGQQPFVSPTNVSNQSTSWANSYSHGEFLRSGNNQLLEINPAQLELLFQGASNRDYRQGSYGDIPWQLGILTPTP